Proteins from one Camelina sativa cultivar DH55 chromosome 8, Cs, whole genome shotgun sequence genomic window:
- the LOC104709994 gene encoding uncharacterized protein LOC104709994, with protein sequence MAKNSEEPKFSLRLIVDEERNKVVLAEACRDFVDVLFSLLTLPMGTIVRLLENHRNSEPITVGCFNNLYKSVVDMGSDSFETEACKQMLLYPMSVRDVQSKRLKVNINPTESIKCFKCPSYCELYSNFNTSRCRCGNLMSKEIELEKKEQVAGWSQSDANGVFVSGRCSFILTDDLKVAVKSTELVLEKLKSVGCADVNKLGERLLVIGLEEVLTLLEYIFSSNAPLTDTFLNKQSPQGVTKICKSLSPCLEKKGEEAEPGKVVTLKAIVRKQDDIEILFVECGEEFVELLFSFLVVPLESVWEISGSSISLGCIGNLCRSFKELTANEGTELSNSICTLPSFYSFQMQLPGITTQQPPVYYRYRLYDNQIRYGLTTNGNRTPNYRKDRIVRADLMDAKSPGSDKSTQCYGFLKKETKFTVLDDLTITSMNSCSTISLLKKLQSHADDLEVKEISISNADALNLLRASLVTSSALSTAFWSLFAEKVKEETDLGDSVSKKVKEEET encoded by the exons ATGGCTAAAAATAGTGAGGAGCCAAAGTTTAGTTTGAGACTTATTGTTGATGAAGAGAGAAACAAGGTTGTTTTGGCTGAGGCTTGTAGGGATTTTGTTGATGTACTCTTCAGTCTTCTGACACTACCGATGGGAACTATTGTCAGATTGCTTGAGAACCATCGAAACTCTGAGCCAATAACTGTGGGTTGTTTCAACAATCTCTATAAAAGTGTTGTGGACATGGGCAGTGATAGTTTTGAGACTGAAGCTTGTAAGCAGATGCTCCTTTATCCGATGAGTGTGAGGGATGTTCAGAGCAAAAGGCTTAAAGTCAACATAAACCCTACTGAGAGCATCAAGTGTTTTAAGTGCCCTAGTTACTGTGAGTTGTACAGTAACTTCAACACCTCAAGATGTCGTTGCGGTAATTTAATGAGCAAGGAGATtgaattagaaaagaaagaacaagttgCTGGCTGGAGTCAAAGTGATGCTAATGGAGTATTTGTCAGTGGTAGGTGCTCATTCATCTTAACAGATGACTTGAAAGTAGCAGTCAAGTCAACTGAACTTGTCTTGGAGAAGCTCAAATCCGTAGGTTGTGCTGATGTTAATAAGCTTGGTGAAAGGCTTCTTGTTATCGGTTTGGAAGAG GTACTCACTCTGCTGGAATATATATTCTCCTCAAATGCTCCCTTGACAGACACTTTCTTGAACAAGCAAAGTCCACAAGGTGTGACGAAGATTTGCAAATCACTAAGTCCATGTTTGGAGAAGAAAGGAGAGGAAGCAGAACCTGGTAAGGTAGTAACTCTGAAAGCAATAGTGAGGAAGCAAGACGACATAGAGATTTTATTTGTTGAATGCGGAGAGGAATTTGTTGagctcctcttctcttttctggTTGTCCCTTTGGAATCTGTATGGGAAATTTCTGGCAGCTCTATCTCTTTAGGTTGCATTGGAAACTTGTGTAGAAGTTTCAAGGAATTGACTGCTAATGAGGGGACTGAACTGTCAAACTCCATATGCACGCTTCCTTCTTTCTATAGTTTCCAAATGCAGTTGCCCGGTATCACTACTCAACAGCCTCCAGTATACTACCGCTACAGGCTCTATGACAATCAAATAAGGTATGGTTTGACTACAAATGGTAATCGAACTCCTAATTACCGCAAGGACAGAATAGTTCGAGCGGATTTGATGGATGCCAAATCCCCTGGCAGCGATAAGTCTACTCAATGTTACGGGTTCTTGAAGAAAGAGACAAAGTTTACCGTGTTAGATGATCTGACAATTACATCTATGAACTCATGCTCCACTATTTCCTTACTGAAGAAGTTGCAGAGTCACGCAGACGACCTAGAGGTGAAAGAAATCAGCATAAGCAATGCAGAC GCTTTGAATTTGTTAAGAGCTTCATTGGTGACATCCTCTGCATTGAGCACGGCTTTTTGGAGTTTGTTTGCTGAGAAAGTGAAAGAGGAGACTGATTTAGGGGACTCGGTTTCAAAGAaggtgaaggaagaagagactTGA
- the LOC104709993 gene encoding uncharacterized protein LOC104709993: MAQEGRKEPTVSLRLIIDEEKNKVVLAEAGKDFVQVLFTFLTLPMGTIVRLLEEHQDSEPVTVGCLSNLYRSVVDMKIDDFETEACKQMLLYPKNIRESRYINFKLNIDPTERFKCFGCLFFRICRMSSNFDTSLCKCGEVMNEEISFSQYEDSMQNDVGGVFSRDKSFIITDDLTLTDDSTSSFLQTLKDIGCTDVSKLREEVLHIGLKEAMTLLQCLFTSSAPLTDTFLKNQSSHVMRKIYRKPSPCMEDKGDKAEPDEVITFDAIVRRQDMKILYVECGEDFVDLLFTFLAIPLESTWEISGNNITLGRIGNLCRSFKDLNANEGTEVSSTTSECMLPYYYRCKKQLLNIRTPTPRLYLSRSYDWTLSYSRSFVLTTKRNSERMSFVDPKSDFCDRSKDGKGFVKRGTKFTVSDDLIVTPKNSSSTFSVLKMFRIHTDDLEVQAITISNAEALNLLSASLVTSSALSSAFGNLIMKKPKEEKVSWNPVLKKPKVETQRWREP, encoded by the exons ATGGCTCAGGAGGGTCGTAAGGAACCAACGGTTAGTTTGAGACTTATCATTGATGAAGAGAAAAACAAGGTCGTCTTAGCTGAGGCTGGTAAAGATTTTGTTCAAGTTCTCTTCACATTTTTGACACTGCCAATGGGAACAATCGTCAGATTGCTTGAGGAGCATCAAGACTCTGAGCCAGTTACTGTTGGATGTCTTAGCAACCTTTATAGAAGTGTTGTGGACATGAAAATCGATGATTTTGAGACTGAAGCTTGTAAGCAGATGTTGCTGTATCCCAAGAACATTAGGGAATCTCGATACATAAACTTTAAGCTCAACATAGACCCTACTGAGAGATTCAAGTGCTTTGGGTGCCTATTTTTCCGTATCTGTAGAATGTCCAGTAATTTTGACACGTCCCTATGTAAGTGCGGAGAGGTGATGAATGAGGAGATAAGTTTCTCACAATATGAAGATAGCATGCAAAATGATGTCGGTGGAGTGTTTAGCAGAGACAAGTCGTTTATCATAACCGACGACTTGACTCTGACGGATGACTCTACTAGTTCTTTCTTGCAAACACTCAAAGATATTGGTTGTACTGATGTTAGTAAGCTGAGAGAAGAGGTTCTCCATATCGGTCTCAAAGAG GCTATGACGTTGCTGCAATGTTTATTCACCTCAAGTGCACCTTTGACGGATACTTTCTTGAAGAATCAAAGTTCACACGTAATGAGGAAGATTTATAGAAAGCCGAGTCCATGCATGGAGGATAAAGGAGATAAAGCAGAACCAGACGAAGTCATAACTTTTGATGCAATCGTAAGGAGACAGGACATGAAGATTTTGTACGTTGAGTGCGGTGAAGACTTTGTTGATCTTCTTTTCACTTTTCTCGCCATTCCTCTGGAATCTACGTGGGAAATCTCAGGCAACAATATCACATTAGGTCGAATTGGGAACTTGTGCAGAAGCTTCAAAGACTTGAATGCTAATGAGGGGACTGAAGTGTCGTCAACAACATCCGAATGTATGCTTCCGTATTATTACAGGTGCAAGAAACAGTTGCTCAATATCAGAACTCCTACACCAAGACTTTACTTAAGCCGGAGTTATGACTGGACACTATCTTATTCTCGAAGCTTTGTTTTGACTACAAAACGTAATAGCGAGCGCATGAGTTTTGTGGATCCAAAATCTGATTTCTGTGATCGGTCAAAAGATGGTAAAGGGTTTGTGAAGAGAGGGACAAAGTTTACTGTGTCAGATGATCTGATCGTAACACCTAAGAACTCCAGCTCAACCTTTTCTGTATTGAAGATGTTTCGAATTCACACAGATGATTTGGAGGTGCAAGCAATTACAATCAGCAATGCAGAG GCTTTGAATCTGTTGAGTGCTTCATTGGTGACATCCTCTGCTTTGAGCTCTGCTTTTGGGAATTTGATTATGAAGAAACCGAAGGAAGAGAAAGTTTCATGGAACCCCGttttaaagaaaccaaaagtaGAAACACAAAGGTGGAGAGAGCCCTGA